One stretch of Acropora muricata isolate sample 2 chromosome 12, ASM3666990v1, whole genome shotgun sequence DNA includes these proteins:
- the LOC136893789 gene encoding uncharacterized protein, with amino-acid sequence MVQGLDSDQLREYCTERRIHWIFTTPAAPNQNGFAEALVKSCKRALKKAIGEQVLTPFELYTCLLEVGNLVNQRLIGRVPNDPDDGKHLCPNDMLLGRATSEVPQGPFNDTKNP; translated from the coding sequence ATGGTCCAAGGTCTAGATTCTGACCAGCTCCGTGAATACTGTACTGAAAGACGGATTCATTGGATATTCACCACTCCAGCTGCCCCCAACCAGAATGGATTTGCTGAGGCACTTGTTAAGAGTTGCAAGCGAGCTTTAAAGAAAGCAATTGGCGAACAGGTTCTGACCCCGTTCGAGCTGTACACCTGCCTCCTAGAAGTCGGAAATCTGGTAAACCAACGCCTTATCGGCCGTGTTCCAAATGACCCTGACGATGGAAAGCATCTATGCCCCAACGACATGCTCCTGGGACGCGCGACATCGGAAGTTCCCCAAGGCCCGTTCAACGACACGAAAAACCCTTGA
- the LOC136893787 gene encoding uncharacterized protein, translating into MQFHHPLLHKSTAFNIGAHVASLSEPNETLLPVITCKIYGQNGFQKQSNTLLDSGAQISLIREETEAALGLKGNDTAVTITKVGGEEETIKTKVYKVPVSSPNDSEMFSIKAIGIPSISEEVSEVQLKPIAKLLGLENERIRRGKGPVDLLIGIDHAQMRTGQTRQTGQLVARKTPLGWVVFGGPSGETLVNGRVCHVRLATPVDVSEFWKTEAMGVEVKPCICETDKLTQVEREEAEIISKSCEKLGKQWMVPYPWKKDPIMLPDNKPLAMKRLESTERRLKKDPEQGAAYDKQMEEMKEMQFSRKLPKEELDNYKGPVHYIPHHAVIRPEKKSTPVRIVFNSSSVYQGHALNDYWLKGSDLLNSLFGVVLRFREREVAVMGDISKMYHRILIPEADQHVHRFLWRNLETEREPDVYVKTVLTFGDKPAPAMAQIA; encoded by the coding sequence ATGCAATTTCATCATCCATTGCTTCACAAGAGCACGGCATTCAACATTGGCGCGCACGTGGCGTCCCTCTCCGAGCCAAATGAAACTCTTTTGCCAGTGATAACTTGCAAGATCTACGGACAGAATGGGTTCCAAAAGCAAAGCAACACTCTTCTTGACTCGGGAGCGCAGATCAGCCTAATCCGCGAGGAGACAGAAGCTGCACTGGGACTCAAAGGAAACGATACCGCCGTGACAATTACGAAAGTTGGAGGAGAAGAGGAGACGATCAAGACTAAAGTATACAAGGTCCCTGTATCCTCACCAAACGACAGCGAAATGTTCTCAATCAAGGCGATTGGAATCCCGTCCATTAGTGAAGAAGTGTCCGAAGTCCAACTTAAACCAATCGCCAAGCTTCTCGGACTGGAAAACGAAAGGATACGCAGAGGCAAAGGTCCTGTTGATTTACTGATAGGAATTGACCATGCCCAGATGCGTACTGGACAGACCAGGCAGACTGGCCAGTTAGTTGCAAGAAAAACGCCTCTTGGATGGGTGGTTTTCGGTGGACCGTCAGGTGAAACACTAGTTAATGGCCGCGTCTGCCATGTAAGACTTGCTACACCAGTAGATGTGTCGGAATTTTGGAAGACGGAAGCAATGGGAGTGGAAGTTAAACCATGCATTTGTGAGACTGACAAGCTAACGCAAGTTGAGAGAGAGGAAGCGGAAATCATTTCCAAGTCGTGTGAAAAGTTGGGCAAGCAGTGGATGGTACCGTACCCCTGGAAAAAGGACCCTATTATGTTGCCGGATAATAAGCCATTAGCAATGAAACGGTTAGAAAGTACGGAAAGACGCCTCAAGAAAGACCCAGAACAAGGAGCGGCTTATGACAAGCAGATGGAGGAGATGAAGGAGATGCAGTTCTCAAGAAAGCTGCCTAAAGAAGAACTGGATAACTACAAAGGACCAGTGCACTACATTCCACACCATGCGGTGATTCGACCCGAGAAGAAGAGCACACCCGTGCGAATCGTCTTCAATTCGTCCTCAGTCTATCAAGGTCACGCGCTGAATGATTATTGGCTTAAGGGGTCCGACCTGTTAAACAGTCTGTTTGGAGTCGTCCTGAGGTTTAGAGAGAGAGAAGTAGCAGTGATGGGCGACATATCAAAAATGTATCACCGCATACTCATCCCGGAAGCAGATCAACACGTTCATCGGTTCCTCTGGAGAAATTTGGAAACGGAAAGAGAACCCGATGTTTACGTCAAAACGGTCTTGACGTTTGGTGATAAGCCAGCACCTGCAATGGCTCAAATTGCGTAA
- the LOC136893788 gene encoding uncharacterized protein, whose protein sequence is MDDICGSVDTVEQAQALTKDLDKVLKSGGFGVKGWMSNKVLTKRENQENKFKMFQEDVEEKVLGVIWNYVTDEFNFKVKVDLLRSKDYSVDHGVKMTKRTLLSQVARFYDPIGFAAAFVIRAKIGFQELWQIGPHWDDNLPCHVQEKWIQFFKEMKKLDKIGFKRCLVPPETPEAPVLCVFQTLHKKHLEPAHVKFFTDSSITLAWIQGPSRSFKPFVSARVGEIQNNSDPSQWMHIPGEENVADDVSRGLHVQHLMGRWMNGPEFFKLPEEEWLVQTTTQYREEDMERRQVNAVSSVPYADVGKVIDVKNFSSWQRLIRVTAWIKRLAEKIHLRRNALSGREGPLMPEELKNAEMSWIRSAQEDLKSRMKNGEFKTLSPFVDDKGIIKVGGRIDKAFMSYKEKHPVLLPSEHRISLLITSHMHNQGHPGIATTTAKTRRKYWILKASKLSKAVKFKCVTCRKMAHKAEMQLMADLPVLCLAPQTPPFHYTACDYFGPFSVKVGRNKRAQHYSVIFTCLNTRAVHLEMAVDLTTMEFIQVLRRFFSIRGYPAVLLSDNGLQMVGAA, encoded by the exons ATGGATGACATTTGTGGTTCTGTAGATACTGTAGAGCAGGCTCAGGCGTTGACAAAGGATTTAGACAAAGTACTCAAGAGTGGAGGGTTTGGCGTAAAAGGCTGGATGTCAAACAAAGTTCTAACCAAGAGAGAAAATCAGGAGAATAAGTTCAAGATGTTCCAGGAAGACGTTGAAGAAAAGGTGCTAGGGGTGATCTGGAATTACGTCACAGATGAGTTCAACTTCAAAGTCAAAGTAGATTTACTGCGCTCGAAAGATTATTCAGTAGACCACGGAGTAAAGATGACCAAGAGAACACTACTCAGCCAAGTTGCCCGCTTCTACGACCCCATCGGATTCGCTGCTGCATTTGTCATCAGAGCCAAAATAGGTTTCCAAGAGCTGTGGCAGATTGGTCCTCACTGGGACGATAATCTTCCATGTCATGTACAAGAAAAGTGGATCCAGTTCTTCAAGGAAATGAAGAAGCTTGACAAGATTGGCTTCAAGAGATGCCTGGTTCCACCCGAGACTCCAGAAGCACCCGTACTGTGTGTCTTTCAGACGCTTCACAAGAAGCATTTGGAGCCTGCGC ATGTCAAATTCTTCACTGACAGCAGTATTACACTTGCCTGGATACAAGGTCCTTCCCGCAGTTTCAAGCCGTTTGTCTCGGCACGGGTTGGGGAGATCCAGAACAATTCGGACCCAAGTCAGTGGATGCACATTCCCGGTGAAGAAAACGTAGCCGATGATGTGTCACGAGGATTGCATGTACAGCACCTGATGGGAAGATGGATGAACGGTCCGGAATTTTTTAAACTTCCAGAAGAAGAATGGCTGGTCCAAACAACTACACAGTACCGAGAAGAAGACATGGAACGTCGCCAAGTTAATGCTGTCAGTTCAGTCCCGTATGCAGATGTAGGAAAGGTAATCGATGTGAAGAATTTCTCCAGTTGGCAAAGACTGATACGAGTTACCGCGTGGATAAAGCGACTAGCTGAGAAGATACACCTCAGGAGAAACGCACTCAGTGGACGAGAAGGACCCCTCATGCCTGAAGAGTTGAAAAATGCTGAAATGTCATGGATCAGAAGTGCCCAAGAAGATTTAAAGAGTCGAATGAAGAATGGAGAATTTAAGACACTGAGCCCGTTTGTAGATGACAAAGGAATAATCAAGGTTGGAGGAAGGATCGATAAAGCATTCATGTCTTACAAAGAAAAACACCCAGTGCTGCTTCCCAGCGAACACAGAATATCACTACTTATTACCAGCCACATGCATAATCAGGGACACCCTGGAATAGCAACCACGACTGCAAAAACAAGACGAAAATACTGGATCCTAAAGGCCAGCAAGCTCAGTAAGGCTGTAAAGTTCAAGTGTGTTACTTGTCGAAAAATGGCTCACAAGGCAGAAATGCAGTTAATGGCCGATCTTCCAGTACTTTGCCTGGCACCACAGACCCCACCTTTCCACTATACTGCTTGCGACTATTTTGGACCTTTTAGTGTCAAAGTAGGACGAAACAAGAGAGCGCAGCATTACAGCGTCATCTTCACCTGCCTTAACACCAGAGCAGTTCACCTAGAAATGGCAGTGGACCTGACCACAATGGAATTTATCCAGGTGCTTAGGAGATTTTTCTCTATCCGTGGATACCCGGCAGTGCTGTTGAGCGATAACGGGTTGCAGATGGTTGGTGCTGCTTGA